The window AACCATACAACGCATACAGGAGGAAGGTAGATTATGGGTGAAGGCGGGATTGTTCAAAGGAAACAATGTAGGGTTCGAAGTAGAGCAGGAAGCGTGGGGTACTAGCGAGTAGTTTTGTGTATTGTGAGGTGGTGTCCGACGAAGTCCGCATGTAAATAAGCTTGTAACGTGGATTTGGGGTTCTCTCCCCTCCCTTCTTTAATGAatgatatgcacactcgtgcatattcgagaaaaaatAAGAATGCGAGTGAACCATCTGGTTTTGCATCAGATCTAGCACGTCGACACTTACGTGCTCTACCAACACCTTCGCTCTAGCACGCCGACACTTACGTGCTCTACCGACACCTTCGGGAGCCGCGTGTCACCACTCAGGAAAACAAAAGGATGTTTGGGAGGCCCAGGTCTTCATGCCAACCAAACCGGGAGGAGGTGAAATACCCAATGGTTCCTGGTTGTATATGCATCCTATATGGAGACGTTATTTTAATAattaaataaaaaaatcaaaatagCTCAAAAGTATTTTTAGATTAAACTTGACTTTGTTTTGCACTAGTATATACATTTTTCAGAAAAAAATCAACGTTGACTTcagggcaaaaaagacaaaatttatttgctattataggtcactattcacactattttgaCCAAAAACTTGTctttttgaaaagaagtcaaagggcgattttaattttttttttaaattttctcaCAAGTATAATAGAAGGtaaaatttatttcaaaaatattttcagattGTTTTGACTTTTTGTTAAAATGCTAATTTATTTTTTCATATAGGGTGTATATACACCCAAGAACCAAATGCTCCCGTCCAGAGGAGGAGACCCTTTTCTGGCTGCTGTTTGCGATGTTAGCGTGCTGGATGCTATAATTGCTACCGCACGCCGACACCGCCTTTATCTCGCTGCGAGCCCCCTAAGACTATGGCCACCTCGAGGTCTTTTTCCCCTCGTTTTTATGCTTTTTTCGATCTGTTTGTGCCTTCTGTATTGACGTGATGATTTTATTTATAAAATGGAAGCAAAGTCTATTTCAAGGAGTTACGAGTAACATGAATTGACCGTGCATTTGTATGTTGTACTTGGTCTCTGGCAGAACAAAGTGACGTTACCTCTGGTGAGCAGGGTGGTCGTGTTCTGTCGTTCTAGTACTGTTTGGAAGCGGCAGGTCGACACGCCGAATGTTTACAAATAACAATAATTGGGGAGACTTGACTAATATTTGCATTTCGGTGAAGCAATGAAGATTGTATCAGTAGCAAACCGTTGTCCATACCATTTCACAAtcaagtatacagtatactaaatcCCAAAGTAGGTTTAACATGTACTGTAGCACAGAAATATCAGTATAGCTGGGGTCCGAATCCACGCAGTAGCACTCAACAAGAAGTTCTACTGATATCCCTTAACTCATTCTCGAACGTCGCATACGCAGCCATCATACTCCTCTAGAAACCAACAACAAGTTCAATGGCATTTGACCAACCACCTCCTGGGCACGGTGTACGCCATGGACGGCGTCGGCAGCAGTGCAGAGGGTACCTCGCTGCGGAGGGATTCCTGGGTGGACAATGACGTAGTCCAAGGCGGGCTGTAACGTGAATGAGGTCTACAGACGTCCGACGATGTCTGGGCGGTGCCTGAAGAGGTACAACAGCCGCGTCGGACAATGAGGGTGCGGATGAAAAGAAGGGGAAGCTGGGTGGAGTGGAAGAAAAAGGGACTGGGACGATAATTTCATTGGGTCGGGAGCATAGGAGTCCTATGTGGCTGGTGTCCTGACTCCCGCAAAGACCCTCCAAGTTTGCCTCCATTTTGTGGGAAAAACGACGCCCGAACCGGTCGGCGGATGGATACAGGGCCGTGTTGGATGGCAAAACACTTCTGAACAAAATTGCCCGGAGGAATGAGGGCGGTTTAAAGGtccgcattggagatgcccttaccttTTGACCCAGGCTGAGGATGTGTCGACGCgttttggggtgattcttcttcttcttcttcttcttcttcttcttcttcttcttcttcttcttcttcccgttGTTCTTTCTTTGGCTTCGGCTGTTTTTTCTAGTATCTTGTGCCTTTATCTGTACTTTGCCATCAGCTATCACTTCTTAAATGGAATCTCAGTAGTTCTCCTGCTAACTTTCAGAAGAAAAAACAAATATAGTTTTGCTATTTTTTTGGTACCTGTTTTTTTTTGGTGTACTAGTcacctttttcttctttcttccttcttcttgaGCGCACCTCGCCAGAGAACCACTACTACCTATCTTAGGCGGAAGCCATAACCTCATTATCTATCTTAGAGGGAAGCCACAACCCTATTATCCATCttaggggtggggtgggggtgtagAGGATTGCCAGAGTTTATTCATTGGTGTACGGGGCTTAGTGGGATGGCCGAGGCGGCGGCCAGAACGGCGGGAGTAGGTCGAGGGGAGGGAAAGCAACAAGGCAGTAAAAAACGCCTGCTGCGAGGGGGTGGGGGTAGGCAGTTAGGCCTGCGTAGTCCGCGGGGGAGGGGAATGAATCGTCGCGTGCAAAGGAAGAAGATGAACAATATGTGGCTAGTTCTGAGCCGTTGGATGAAGATCTGACGGTCTAGATGAGAAGTGACAGATGCAATATATTTTTAGATATAATTGATAAATAGTAGGATAACTTAGAAATTTCAACCATGCGATAGAAGAACATTAGCACGCACTTGAAAAAACAAGTTGATGTTACGATCAGAAGACCCATCTTCTCATGggactgtacatggagaaaaaGGGTTAGGActtagtcgactgagatttaaccaagtctcactcaagtgacataacatgtaaaaaagaaaaagaaaatctgaaGAAAATTTTGCACTAATCTCAATGTAAGATCTCACAGATAGAGCATCGATTGAGACttggtctcagtcgactgagacttggtCTCAGTTGACTGAGACTTAGCAAGACTGGGAGAAAAAACATTTTAGGAGTCGAGTTTCCTCGGTTCCTCTTCCTCCCATGAACCACATGGTTTATTCTTGCGCTTTAGCTATACATCAGTCGACTAAAAAATCAATTATGGTCAGTCGAATTCTTTTTTCCAATCTACGTACACACCTACACatctgcatgcatgcaacttgcatGAGGGGTGACGCAGCCGCCGAGAGCATTAATGCGGCGTGTTGGTGCAAACTCATTGAGATCAATCAGCTAGCTAATTTTGGTTTGAATTTAAAGATATTTTTGAATTGCAGTGTAAATATATATAGTTCAAATGTGTTTCTTATGCCATCTTTTGGTGTGTTCTTTATTTTTTTTCTGCTTTTACAATGTTtatatgtgtgcgtgtgtgtgttaccgtgtgcgtgtgtgtgtgtgggctttgcttttgtttttgtttttttgttagtTGATTTTTATTTTTGTGTGTGGGTATTTTTGGAATGTTGGTGAGTGGAAATGTACTCACATAAATACTATGCAATATGTGTGAAAATTACACTACTTTGTGATTATTGCATGCTACAAAAAGTGCAAGCTTAGAACGAAGTTGTGTGCAAGTTTTCTGAAACCTTTTTGTTATCTTTCTTCCTTAAACATCAATACTATTGCTACTAAGTAATTGTTCCCTATTTAGAATTTtatatttattattttattttcttccttctacaatggtaaaaccaatgccactaattcattccttaAGAATTATTTCTACAAAATTCCACTATTATATGTATATGATTGCATATTATTAAAAAGAACAATTTATGTGCAACCGTGCGCAAATTTTTTCATTCTTTGCTTTTTGCCTTTCTTTAGTTTTACAGGCCCCTAGGTAATACTGATGCTACTAATTCATTCTCTTAGAAACTTtagtattttttattttgttttgttttattttcatttttttcctCTTGAAGGGTAGTACTAGTGACGCTTATTCATGCCTTATTTTTTGCGAAAATTTCATATTTTAAAAAAGCGCAAGTTCAACATTAAAGTGTGCATGAATTTAATCATTATTTTCTGTATTCTTATAGGGTAGTTCCTTTGCTAGTAATTCATTATTACTTACTCCCTCCGATAGGAAATAACTGTCACGGTTTTGAACTAAggttggagggagtagaaaacttcATTATTACGATTTGAAAAAGTATAGACACCATGGATTAAATACCAATGCAACTATTCATTCTTTCTTTAGAAAActttgttttttgcaaaaaaaaaacattacTGTATCTTTATTCTTGCATATTTTAACAAAGCTCAATTCctgtgtaaattgtgtgcaaattttgtcgtaatttttagtttttattttatattcttTCTTTTTGTGAGTAATACCAAATGCCACTAATTCATCGTTTGTTTAAAAACTTGACTATTTAACTTTGTTTTATAGTTTTTTCATTTCGTTTCTTATGAATGGGTAGTACCGATGCCACTAATTTGGTCTtccttagaaaacttcattattataattttgttttagtttttatttcactttagtttttattttctttcttttgaaAGGTTAATACCAATGCAAGCAATTCATTCTTCTTTATAAACCTTCACTATTTTGATTTTTTAAGTTATCATCTCATCTTCTTTCTTCTGAAAGGGTATgacactaattcattctttcttagaaaacttcattattttgattttatttcattttctttatCTTGAAAAGGTAATACCAATTCCACTAATTTATTCTTTcttaaaaaaaaatcatattttgaatttgttttagttttttattttcttttcctttaagATTAATATCAATGCCCCTAATTCATTCCTGCTTAGAAAATTTCTTTTTGCGACAAtttcactattatatgcttattcatGCATATTATAAAAATGTGCAAATTCTATATAAATTATGTGCAGTTTTTCATTATttgttttattattttctttttctttattcttAGAAAAGCTTGTTATGTTAATTTGGCTTTATTTCATTTTTTATTCTTTAATGATAATACCATTCCCACTAATTCATTCCTTCCTAggaattttccttttctgtgaaaataccactattatatgcttatttttGGGTATTATAAAACATTTGTGTGTAATTCTGTATTTATTTTACTGGGTAATACCAATGACAATTTTTttgtatttgcctctttttgtttaCATACATatgcgtacatacatatatacgtcGATGGGAGTATTGTATTTATATGGAGCTGTCGTCCGTGTATGCATGCACCTGTAAACCACAATTAAGTTGATGTACGAGTTGCTTAGGCATTGACGCCGCAACATGTAGGAGAATCATCGTTGCATGCATCAGCTCTTACGGCTGTGGCGTTACGCGTTGCGAATGATCCCGACCCAAAGAATCATAAAAATACAAAGCTTTTCTTTGATAAAGGGTTTTTCATTGAATTGAAATATCGAGTTGATACAATCTCATCATAAAACGCCCGGCCTCTACATAACAAGATGCATACAGCCAACAAGTCCAAAAAGtcaaaaaggaaaaagagaaggCTCAAATAGCTACTACGACAAACTCAAAATAAAGCCAGCCTATGATGTGGCCGATCCTATCCGAAGatcacaccgccatccatgggggTAGAAAACCTCCCTGATTGAACGCTCCAGCCGAGTAGACGCCATCATAAAAAGGTCTCTGTCTTTCGGCCTCTGCAGGATAGACAACATACGGAGCCATCGCGAATATATAtgaataacctgcataggagatAAAACACATTTATGGTTAAAAACAATGCCATTCCTGGTGAGCAACAAAGCCCAACATAAGGCGGCCGCCCACACAAGAATGTGTGCAGAAAATTGTTTATCTATTCCCCTCAACCAGTTGCCGAACATATTCCGTGCACTACATGGGGGATAAAGATTCGAAGCTATTTGGACAATGGCCCAGACAGACCGAGCAAACTTGCATTCAAAAAAAATAAGTGTTTAATGGACTCATCATGAtggcagaaaacacattttttgcaCCTTTGCCAGTTTCGTCGTGCCAAATTGTCCCTAGTTAAGATCACCCCTCTATTGAGAAACCATAGGAATATCTTCACTTTTAGAGGGATTTTTAGCTTTCACAATTTCCTGTTATCTATCGGAACCTCGTCATGGTCCATTGCATTATACATGGACTTGACCGAAAACTTGCCATTTTGAGGCAATTTCCATCTAAAGATATTCAGTTCCTCCGACAACTGGATGGCCCCCAGACGGATGAGAAATTCATTCCATGCCGCCAAACGAGGTCCTATAAGGTCCCTACGAAAAGAAATATCCAGATTTTCCTGACCCAAAACTTGTTTGATCGTGACAAACTTATGTCTAGATATCCGGTACAAGCTTGGGTATTGCACACTTAAGGGATTAGTCCCCAACCAGGTATCTTCCCAGAAACGGATTTGGGAGCCGTCCCTAACCGAGAATGTTCCAAATTGGAAAAAGAATTTTTTAGCTTTCATCACCCCACTCCAGAAATGAGAATCGCCAGGTTTCCAATACACTTGGGATATTGCTTTGGAACCCACATATTTATTAAGAATTATTTCCTGCCAAACACCATCCTTAGTGAGTAGTTTATACACCCATTTGCTGAGAAGTGCAATGTTTTTGATCTCAAGGTCCTGGATTCCAAGTCTCCCTTCGCTTTTAGGACGACATAATATGTTCCACCTAGCCAGACGATATTTCTTGGTTTCATTACCACTCTACAAAAAAATCTTGATCTAAAGTAATCTAGACGCTAAAGCACTCCTTTTGGTAGATGGAAGAATGATAGCATGTAAAGAACCATATTGGTGAGGACTGAGTTGATCAAAATTAATCGACCCCCATAGGACAAGAGTTTGGCCTTCCAACTGGTCAGGCGTTTCTCCAgtctctcttctacatgcttccaTTCAGCTATAGTCAAGCGCCGATGATGGATGGGGATACCCATGTAACGAATCAGAAATTTTCTGAGATGACAGCCAAAGATTTCAGCATAATCTTGTGCTACTTCTGTGGCCTCGCCGAAGCAGAAGAGTTCACTCTTATGAAAATTGATTTTGAGTCCAGAGAGTTCCTCAAAAGCACATAACAACAATTTAAGGTTTCTGGCTTTTTCTAAATCATGATCGAAGAACagaatggtatcatctgcatatggtAAAATAGATAGGCCTCCTTCTACCGAATGAGGAATGACACCGGTGACTTGACCAGCTATCTTGGCCCTCTCAACAAGAGTAGCTAGCATATCAGCCACAATGTTGAACACAATCGGGAATGCAGGGTTCCCTTAACGAAGCCCCTTCTTAGTCTGAAAGTAGTTGCCCACATCACCATTTACCttgatggccacactacctccagaTACGAAACTCTCTACCCATCGACACCATGTCTCAGAAAACCCCTTCATGCGTAAAGTTTGCAACAGAAATGGCCATTTCACTTTATCATAAGATTTTTCGGAGTCAATTTAAATATAACCCCATTCAACTTTTTATGATGAAGCTCATGGACTGTTTCATGTAGAACAGCAACACCATCCAATATGTTCCGTCCTTGCATGAAAGTTGTTTGGGTTTGACGACATGGTCTGCCACCCCGTTCAGCCGGTTAGTCGcaaccttggtgaagattttaaaACTTACTTTTAGTAAGCAAATCAGTCTATATTGTTGAATCCGACTAGCATCTTTCGTCTTAGGTAGAGGAATAATTTCCCAAAATTTAAACGGGAGATGTCAAGTTTGTGAGCATGCAGTTCATTAAATAGCTGAACCAAAACTGATTTTATCATTTCCCAAAAACTTTGATAAAACTCCGCCGGAAAACCATCCGTACCCGGAGACTTGCTATGTTTCAGCCGAAACACCATAGTCTAAATTTCCCCCTCGGAGAATGGAGAGGTTAGGAAATCATTTTCCGCAGCTGAAACTTGATGAATGTCATGACAAATAGACTCATCCATCTCGAGCGTTGTATCCGCTGATGGACCAAAAAGTTCTTTGTAATACTTAGTAATGAAGTTCTTTAGTGAGGCATCCCACTCAATCCGACTCTCCTCCTGATCTAGAGCGAAGATATGTTCCTTTCTATGTCTGCCGTTGGCCAATATTTGAAAGTATTTCGTATTATCATCACCTAGGACAAGCGAGTCCGTCTTACACCTTTGGTACCATTTAATTTCCTCCTCGCGTAAGAGACGGGCTAACTGCTCATTGAGATGACTTTTTTGCTCAATCTCCATGGCAGAGAGGGGCCTCGCCTCCGCGAATTTATTGAGAGTATCAGTTAAGGAAGAAAGTCACAACTTCTCTTTCTTATAGATGCCAGCGGTGTGTTTGGCCCAACCACGAAGGAATCGGCGCAGTGCACGGATACGATTATTCCATTATTGAATTGGCGTGTCACCATGAGGTTGGCGCTGCCACACTTTTTTAACCAACTCATGGAAACCCTCCCTAGTGAGCCAAcccagttcaaatttgaactgatGACGGTTCGCACCTGGAGCCGCCTGACCAAAATCGGTAAGCAATGGAGCGTGATCCGATAAGGCTTCGATTCTCTCTAGTGCCCGTACCAAAGCTAGGGGGTACTTAAATTCCTAGTCGGTGATAATTAGTACCCGGTCAAGTTTCTTAAAGGTTGCGATTGCTCTGTTATTGGCCCAAGTGTATTGACGACAAGATATACTGAGTTCCGGTAAATCGAGACTATCAATAACAAAAAGAAACGGCCATCTAGTGTCAAACCCCTCATTGTTTTTTTCCTGCTCATATCGAAGAATATTGAAATCCCCCGATTAACACAGGGTGGGGATTCTCTAGGCAGGTATTGACGAGTTCTTTGAGCGGCGTCATAAACAGCGACCATACTCCTCTTGAGCGGCGCCATAAAAATACCAAGCTGACTGATCAAAATATTATATCCAGTCAATTGACATCTAGTCGCTCCCTTATCTTGTGTTTATTACTACCTCGCTGCAGGAATATCAGAAATATTACCGGCTTCCGTGGACGGCAAAGAAGAGTGCGAGGGAACCACCTGGTTTTGCCTGAGCGCTAGCACGTCGACACTTACGTGCTCTACCGACACCTCCGGGAGCCGCGTGTCACCGCTCAGGAACTGCATGATCTGCCGAATGCCCGGGCGTGCGCTGGGCAGAGGGTGTGAGCACAGCAAGCACAGCTTCAGAACGAAGCTCGCTTCTTCGGCAGGGAAGTCGCCTCGGAGTCGCGGGTCCACGGCGTCGGTGATCGCTCCTTCGCGCCAGTGCTCGATCACCCTGTCCGccagcaggaggtggccgtcgtgctCGTCCTGGGAGACGGGCCGCCGCCCGCACGCGACCTCCAGCATGAACACGCCGAAGGCGAAGATGTCGGACGCCTTGGAGGCCCTGCCGGTGTGCCCGAGTTCCGGGGCCAGGTAGCCCATGGTGCCGACCACGTGCGTGGTGTGCGGGTCGGTGCCGTGATCGTACAGCCTCGCGAGGCCGAAGTCGCCTAGCCGCCCGTTCATGTCGGCGTCCAGAAGCACGTTGCTCGCCTTGACGTCGCGATGCAGAACCACCTTCTCCCAGTCCTCGTGGAGGTACAGTATGCTGGAAGCAACGTCGTTGATGATCCCCAACCTCTGGCTCCAGCTCAAGACCATCGTGTTGTGGTCGTGCAGAAGCTTGTCGAGACTGCCATTTGGCATGTAGTCGTAGACTAGCAGGAGCTCGCGCTTCCGCCGGCAGTATCCGAGCAACCGGACGAGGTTCCGGTGCCGGATCTGGCCGATGCTCACCACCTCAGAGATGAACTCCTTCATTCCTTGCCTCGATTCGTGCGACACCTTCTTCACTGCAATCTCCGCCCCGGACGTCGGAAGCACGCCCTTGTACACCCTCCCGAATCCGCCGATGCCAAGCAGCCGCTCGTCGGAGAACCCCTTGGTGGCGTGGAACAAATCCTTGTATGAGAAACGGTGCGGACCGAACTCCGTCTCCCACTCCTCTTTTACTTCCGCATACCTGCGCCGCCTCCGCTCAATCAGGACGACAGCGATGGCCAGTGCTAACACCAACGCTGCCGATGCTATCGGCAACACGATATACAGCGTCTTCGACCGGCGCTTGGGGGTCGTGAACGGCAGGGCCGGCAGCTTCTGTATGTTTAGCGGCGGGGCTTGTCCACCGTCCATCTTGAAGCTCCAGGCAAGCACGTAGTGGCGGCTCGACACGACGCCGGTGGATGACGAGAAGCCAACGTAGGCTTTGTCCTGGATCACCGACGAGAGGTTCACGGTGGCGGAGAGCAGAGGCTTCTTGGGCTTGGGCAGCTCAAGGGGTGCCATGGTGACGCTGACGAGAGAGGTGCGCGCGTCGAAGTCCACCCACACCTGCGTAGCCGTGCGGTTCAACAGGCTCATGTTCATGAACGCGCCTGTGCCGTCCTCGTAGTACCCCGCGTTGTCGGCGACGATGGATGAGAGGCCGTCGACGTCGACCCCGACGTGGTTGTTGCTCATGTCCCCGAACTCGGCGTTGACGATGGTGTCGAGCTCGACGGCCAGGAAGTGGTTGCTGGAGTTGCCGTTGTTGGCCGCGTTGGCCAGGCCCATGTACTGGCTCTGGAGCGCCGTGGAGAAGTTTTTGCTCTTGGAGACGACGAAGGCCAGGCCGGGGCTGCTGAAGTCGTCGTACTCGCTGACGATGCCGAACACGAAGGCTGTCGAGAAGGAGCGCGAGGAGGCGTTGCCGTTGGCGGCCTTGTGGAACCGCACGGGGAGAGGGTAGAAGGCGTGTCCTTTTAGCTGAGTCGTGCCGTTGGTGAGCATGAGGAGGCCGTCCGGGGTGACCGTGGCCGTGCCGTCGAGCGAGAAGTTCGCGCCGGCAAAGCCATCGAACGTGAACTGGTCGACGTCGACGGCCGGAGATGCGAGGGGAAGGACATGAAGAAGCAAGAAAAGGAGCAGATGAAGGACGCTCATGGTTGGTTGGCTTCCGCACCTAATGTGCCGTGAGTGTACTGGTTTTGACCCTGAGGCTGAGGCTGTATTTCCACGAAGAATGGAACCATCAGTCCATGTGACTATAGAAGTATAGAACCTTGCTGGCATATGATGTGGTTATCGCTGTACGAGTACGACTGGCTAATCCCAAGAGATGTTTTTATATGTTATAAACAGTTCAACTTGTCGACCTGAAAattttgtactccctcctttcatctatatagggcctaatgcattttttaagaccgcctttgactattgacaagattaatagtacatgacatgcacaatgtgaaaatcatATCATTGAAATCTTTTTTTACACACGAATTtaacgatgtgctttgtgtaagttgcatatcatatattattattttaatatttggtcaaagttaaccTTAAAAAACACGTTAGGccttatataaatggaaggagggagtatgtaaaACGCGTCACCTTAAATTTCACTTACTGCTTGCAATCATTGACTCGACCTACAGTTTCTTTGTCAGCTTACGTGCCTAATTTTCAGAGGAGCACGGAATGCATGCACAATAATTTAATGTAGACCCAACTAGCTGGGGTAAGTCAGCTAGGGGTTGCCTCCAGCGAACGATTCTTTCCTGCGAAACTGTCCATCGAACATTTCCATTTCCCTCGATCGTTCGCTGTAGCCGGTCCAGTTTTTTTCTTCCAAAAAGAAGTTAAAACTTcctggcctctgcatcaatcgatgcatataAACATCTTTATTAACTGTTCAACAAATATTACAAAAATATACATCAATCGAAGccatcactcacacctacaaacttaATAATGTAGAGTGCTCTCATTTCCAATATCTAAAACCG is drawn from Triticum dicoccoides isolate Atlit2015 ecotype Zavitan chromosome 6B, WEW_v2.0, whole genome shotgun sequence and contains these coding sequences:
- the LOC119322048 gene encoding L-type lectin-domain containing receptor kinase SIT1-like, whose translation is MSVLHLLLFLLLHVLPLASPAVDVDQFTFDGFAGANFSLDGTATVTPDGLLMLTNGTTQLKGHAFYPLPVRFHKAANGNASSRSFSTAFVFGIVSEYDDFSSPGLAFVVSKSKNFSTALQSQYMGLANAANNGNSSNHFLAVELDTIVNAEFGDMSNNHVGVDVDGLSSIVADNAGYYEDGTGAFMNMSLLNRTATQVWVDFDARTSLVSVTMAPLELPKPKKPLLSATVNLSSVIQDKAYVGFSSSTGVVSSRHYVLAWSFKMDGGQAPPLNIQKLPALPFTTPKRRSKTLYIVLPIASAALVLALAIAVVLIERRRRRYAEVKEEWETEFGPHRFSYKDLFHATKGFSDERLLGIGGFGRVYKGVLPTSGAEIAVKKVSHESRQGMKEFISEVVSIGQIRHRNLVRLLGYCRRKRELLLVYDYMPNGSLDKLLHDHNTMVLSWSQRLGIINDVASSILYLHEDWEKVVLHRDVKASNVLLDADMNGRLGDFGLARLYDHGTDPHTTHVVGTMGYLAPELGHTGRASKASDIFAFGVFMLEVACGRRPVSQDEHDGHLLLADRVIEHWREGAITDAVDPRLRGDFPAEEASFVLKLCLLCSHPLPSARPGIRQIMQFLSGDTRLPEVSVEHVSVDVLALRQNQVVPSHSSLPSTEAGNISDIPAAR